ATAGTAGAAAATCAGTTTGTTAAAAATAGAAATACTTTCAAAGATATAGAAGAACTGGTATTAAAAAATTATGGAATGTTTATTAAAGGTAAAATTCATAGTCTTAACAGTATTAAAATTTTAATTAATGAGTTAAAAGAACCTGATATGCAAGCAATATATTACAAAGAGGCTCAGGAAGCTTTGGAGAAAATAGTAAAAGTACGCTAGCGTACTTTTATAACATTTGAAAAATAAAGGAGGGAACAATGTCTAAAATTCAGAAAAAGGAAATTGTTTTAAACAGCAGAAAAACTAGTATTAATCAATTTGAAAGAGGTGATGATAAAGATGATGAAATAGAATATGAAGGTTATAAAAATCAAATAAGAAGAATTACTGTAAGTGATATAGGCAATAAAATTGAATTAATGGAAATTTTATATAAAATAAGAATGAAGAAACTTTATCAACTTGATGGATACAAGAAGTTTGAAGATTTTCTTGAAAAATTTGTCATAGCAAGAAGTCAAGCATTCTTATATTTGCGGCTTTACAAAAGAGTATTATCAGGTGATTTAAAAATAGAGGAAATTAAGCAATTTGGATTTAGAGAGGCGTATAAAAGAATTAAAAAGTTTGATATGGATAAAAATATTTCAAGAGAAAATCCAATAAAACCATTAAGATTTCAACTAAAAAAACAAGAGAGTTATGATTTTTATAAAAAAAATGCGAAATTGACAGCATTCATTTTAGATGAAATTTTTTCAAGTAAAAAAGATTTACTAGAAGAGTTTATGAAGAAATTTAAAAGTTTAAAAGGTTAGGTATAAGGAGTACTTATGAGTAATTTATCATATAAGATATATAGAACAGAAGATTTAAGGAAGGGGTTCTTAGATAAGGGATTTACTGAAGAAGCTGTGGATTTTATTTTACTTCATAATGATAATTCTAATTTTGAAGTTTTAAGGGAAAAGGTAAACTTATTAAAATAATAAATTTTTTTGGAAAAAGAATAATTATATTGAGCAGTAAAAGAGTAAATGAATTGACATTATTTTGGATTTGATATATAGTAATGACATTATTGAGGTCTATTTGTGTATAGACTCCGATTTTATTAGGTGTTTTTCAAAGATTCTTAAGTCTTTGTTATCGTTTTTTTGAAAAAAATGATAACAAAGACTTAAGTTTTTATTTTCTATCTCGATAATTCAATTCTATAATATTTCAACAAAAATATTGACAAAAACAATTTCTTACTGTATTATCTTATTTATAAAACCTAATAAGTAAGGAGTTTAAATATGACAAAAAATAAAGTTAAAAATACAAAAACCAAAATGCGCAGATCAGTTAAGAAACTGGGTAAACAAAAGATAAAAGTAACAGATATAAGAGTAAATAATCAAGCTTTAGTAACTGATGAGAATCAAGCAAGGGTAAACTTTCTAAAATCTCTATACAGTCTACGTATGAATTTAAGTGGTGTTGCTAAGAATCTTAATGGATATGGGTATAAATATCAAAATTTCAATGAGATAATCAGAGAGATAAAGAATGTTATAAAGAGTAACAATTTAGATATTGATTTCCTGCAATGTCCAACATTTAAAGTTGTGGGAAATAATACAATTAATGTTATTACAACAACATTTTACAGTCCAAGTAGTGGGTATAGCGAGTCATTTGATACTCCAATTTACACAGAAGAATTTTCTTCTCTAGGGGCAAAGAATCAAAATACTTTATCGCAACTTGTAGGTTCATGCATAACATATCATAAAAGATATGCTCTTGTAGGATACCTATCAATAGAGAGTGAAGTTGACACCGATGCTAGTTCATTGGAGCATATTCAAGGAGCTAATGAGGAATTAGCCAGTAGTGTAAATGTTCCACTTGTAAATTCTCTAAAGAGAGATAAAACTGTTAATACTAAAAGAGTAACTAAAGGTGAAACAAAACAGCCACCTGTAAGTCACAAATCTGTAACTAGTCTTGATAAGCTGCCTAAACGTATACCCGTTAAGTATCATTATTACCAAAATTTACTTCAAGCATCTAAAAGAATGCATTCGGTATTAGATCATACACCTTTTGATAGTTTAGAAACAATAGATAAGTTTTTACTGCAATTAAATAATGCTGATGATTCGAGTATACTTGAGTTTTTTGAAACTAAACCAGAGCTTAAGACTATAGATTATTGGAGAGATCTTATAAATAGTTATTTAAAGAGAACAAAGTCTGATCCAGAAGTAATTGAAGGTTTTTCTAAATTTTTAGCCTGCAGAGAGTCAAAATATGGCCAGAGTCCACTCAAATTATTTGGATATATAGCTAGTGATGATAATTTTGGATATCTATGTAATAATTAAGTATAATCTCTATTCCATTTAAAGAGAGGCCTTAAGATAAAAACCTCTCTTTTTTATTTAATTTTGTAATTTTGAATATTTCCTATACACCATTTGGACAATGGGTTTAGTTATACTGATATATTCTTGAAACAAATTGATGTTAAACATTAAATTATCAATTGTACTCTCATATTTCAGTGTTGATGCGTCAAAATAAGTAAACTTAGGATACTTTGGGTCATTAACCTTTTTCTTTGTTCTAGTTAAGAATACTTGTAAGTACATAACATAATCAGATAACTTAGCTTCATAGACACTAAGTTCTTTAATAGTGTGTGTTTTAGGTGGTGTTGGTTCTTCAGTTAGTGATGCTATGGATGTACATGAGAGAATAAGTGTTGAGAGGGTCAATTTTATAAATTTGCTCAAATTATGCCTCCTTTAACATTTTGATGTAAGTACTCATTATCTTGTTACGTTTAGCTCTAAGTTGAGATGTGTATTTTGAAAGCTCATCAGAGTCAATAGAATTTTCTATAATTTCAATGTTAATCCTTAGTATCTCCTCAATTTCAGAAAGTAGTTTAATAGCCTCCCTCCCTTCCATTTGGTATATGCTAGCCTCATATAGAGCGTAAAAATAATTAACCACTTTAGTAAAAATGTTGATGTAAGTAGCAGTATTTTTCCCGTGATGATTATTTTTAATAATTTCGGTAAAGTTATTTAAAATATCAACACTTAATTTAGCAGTGCTTAATTTCATAAGTCTTCTCCTTTATCTGTGTCTTTAACACGTGTTTTTATCTTACTAGCTAAAATAGTTAGTATATCTTTAATTGCTGGCTTGAAAATCAGCCCAAGACTTAAGATAAATGCAGCAATAATAACTAACTTAACTTCATTGATGTTAATTAGTTGAAGTAAAAAATTTAATAAATTATTATCAAGTTCATTCAATTTGTCTCTCCTTTAATTTAATTTGGTAGATACAACTATATATCAATATATCAAAAACTAAGGTAAAAAATACAAATAAAAAATTATAGCTTCACAAGTAAAGGAGAGCCACTCACATTCTTTTGCATATACCAACCCTCTAAAATATTTCCATTAAAACCTGTACCGCCGTGTACACTTGCAAGCCTAAATAGGGTTCGTTTTGAAGAATAGCTATATTTTATGCTTACTTCTTTGTTAGATTGAGCAGTTGAATTAGAGATTGCATCAACTTTTACAATTAAATATATAGGAGTATCATCATATGAACTGTCTGTTTGTATAATAATTTCTTCATGGTTAGATGTGGATGTGGATCCAAGTTTAAAAACATAACGTCCATATTTTAAACTAGACATGTACACAGTGTTTCTATAATAATCGTCACTACTATTATAACTAGTTGCTCTTATTGTAGTAGTACTACTTACACTAAAACTATTACTAATACCAGTTAGATATTCTTGTACTGGGATTTTCTTTAAACTAGAGTAGTAAAGTCCTATAAGGTAATGACTTTTGCTTAAATTATCTTCAGGTAAGTTAGATTCAAATTTATTTGTAACTTTACTTATAATACTGTCCATAACACTAGATTCATTATTGTTAAGTTTTTCTACAACTTTACTATATGTCTTTGAAATACTACTAGAGTCATCATTTAAAAATTTGGTAAGTACTTGACTATAAACTTGGTTTATAAAGTTGGAGTCACCTAGTAATTCATTGGCAATTAGTGTTTTGATAACTTGTTTGAAATCATTCTTTCGATCGCCATCATCAATAAATATTTTTGTATGTAAGTCTTTATGGAAGTTATCAAGAGTAATGGCATGACAACTAGAAAACCCATCATCTAGAACCAAAAGATTAGTAGGTTCAAGTTTGGTTACTTTATTTAGATTTTTAATCTCAATTGTATCATCGTGTTTTACAACACTCTCTTGTGCTTGAGTTGACATAAAATCTCCTTAAATTATTATCCTTTAAATTCTCTGACGAACTTACCCTCATGGTTTTGTATCTTAAGTACCCTTCCAATGGGAATCAGTTTTTTGATAAATGCATAAATTGAATGCTCATATCCTTTAGGAAGCAAGGTCATAGTCCAAGCTTTTTTAAAGATTTGCCCATTCTCTTTAGTCCTGAATATAATTTTTTTATATGGGGTGGCTTTTGGAGTACTACCTACAATAAATACGATAACATTAGTTTTAATATGACTCTTAAGTTTGATATTAATAACACCAGGTTCTAAGGTAGTAGGCACAATATCAACATTAAGAAAAGCCTTAAATAGTTTTATAAATGATTCATGTGTTCCAATATGACGTAGAGCAAACAGCACACTATCAATATTTTTAGCAAGTGTGTCAAGTGTTTGGTTGGTTGAGTAAATAATTTGTAGTATATCAGATAACCAAAACGCTATGAATCTTGAATTTAAATGCTCGCTAGCATGAGTATCTTCAAAATTAGCAATAAGCTCTTTAATTTCTTTTATGATTTTATTTATAAACACCAGTTCAGTATTTATTATTTTTTCAACTTGGGTGTCTTTAAGAAATGTAGGTATATTTACCATAATCTATCCTTTTTTTTATGAAGAGATATCAATTAGCAAGCGATCAGCATTAAAGTTGAGATCTAAAATTTCATTTGCTTGAATTTGAATATTCTCATTTTGCTTGAACTCACTTGTATTAATATCAGTAATTTTTACCTCCAGGTTATCTTTTATAGCAATGGAGATGTCAATGCAATGAACACCTTTAATTTCATTAACAGGAGCAAAGAAATCTTGATATTCAAAACTGATTCCCATATCTGTGTAGTTATTATTTTTAATTCGAGTATAAATTTCTCTAATTTTAGAGTCAATGTTCAAATATATGTGATTTTCAAGATTGACTTTGTATTTACTCTTAAGATATGCGTACTTGCGTTTGCCAATTGATACTTTGTAATCAATTTTTTGGTTTTGGCTATTAATTCCATCTATGAGAATATCGCCTTCAAAAACTGTACCAACAGGACATGTAAGATAAAGTGTCTCCCAAATTAATGCTTTAAGATTAGAGTTTGTAATTTGACTCTTATCTTCACTCATCATCAAGTCATCTAATATTAGGTAAATACTAGCCTTTCCGGCTGTGCTTTTAATATTGACATTACTAATTCCATTAAGATTTAGTAATGCACTCTTTATAGCATCATAGGTAGTACTTTTAATGCTTATATGTTTTTGTATCTCTCTCCAATAAGGAGCATCTGGTTTAAGAAGAGAGAATAATTTGTTAACCTCACCTATAAGTTCATATTCTTTTATTGCAAGTGAGCTTGCAATGATATTGTAAATTGATGTGGGGTCATTATTAATTGTAATTCCATACATGTCTTTTAAATATTCACGTTTGGTATTAATTATTTGTTGTATATCCTGTTTTAAAGTTCCAAAGTCAGGATCAAAGAGAATACTCATATGCAAATCTCCATATCTAGGGTGTCGTTTGCAAATTCAAATGTAATGTTTAATTTTTTATTTATAATCGTTGTTTCAATGTTGATAGCGTCAATCTTTAGGTCTTGTATAATATTTGAAAGGTAAGTTTTAATTTGTGTTAAAGAGCTTACCTTAGCAAATCTTAAAGCTAAATCATAATCAAATCCCCAATTAGGAGCATTTTTAATACTACCCTTTGGAGTTTTAAGGAAAATAAATAAACGTTGCTTTTGTTCGTTTATTCCATTAATTAATGCTAAGTCCTCATTAAAGACAGAATTAAATTGATTGTCAATTTGTAAATCCAATGTCTAACCCTCAAGTTAGCAAGTATATTGTTTAATTTAACAAAAACCTATTTAAGTAACATATTTATCTTAGTTGTAATCTTTGTAAGATTACTGTAAAAACTAGGATCAACGACTGATTGTCCAGTAACCCTTAAATTGTATAGACAAGAGACAATCTCTTCTAGTACTGCCTTTAAACTTGTATTATTAGCTTTAATGTCTATTGGGTGTTGTATGTCAATTGCAAAGTCATTAACTTTGATAGTAGCATTTTGCATATTAATAGGCTTTAGAATATAGAAATAGTTTTTATCAAAATAATTATCATCATCCTCATTAAAAAGGTTAATACTACTTTGAAGAAGGATAACACTCTCACCTTCGCTAAGATTAAAGTGCATATTTGATATATTTCGTGTTTTAATCTCTAAATCTGTCTCTCCAGAGAGTAAAACTACACCTTCTTGTGTAGAGGGGTTGAAAGATTTAATTATTCCTAGCCTAGAGATAAAGATGTTTCTGTAAATCCATAGTTTGATCTCTTCTTGTGTTAGTGCTGAACCTTTCATTTGGCTATTCATTCTGTATATTTCATAATTCAAGTTCATATTTATTTAGCTTCTCCTTTGATATTTAAATAATTAGAGTCATCATAAAGCTTCAAGGTAAGTGAGCACTCACCAGTATTGCTTAAAGCAGCACTAGTCTCTATAATGCTACTCTTAACTTCACTCCCCAGAGAGTCTAGAAATTTGACCCTATCACCAACTTTTAGTTTGTGTGTATACATAATCTTGGCATTCCAATATATAAGTCTTATATTGCGGGTACTTCCGATAGCAATTTCTTGTTGCGGGATAAAGTGAAGACCAAAATCTTCAAGTAGTAAATAATTTGTATGTCCAGCTTCAGGTGTTGCGTTAGTAAAGATATAATTACACTCAACATGCTCAAGTCCTAGAGTTGATTCTTTAATAATTTGTCTTTGATCTTTAGGTATAATATCTGTTCTAACACTTTGAACATACTTTTTAGTTATCTTTTCAATAAACTCAAGAGGAGTATTTGCACAAAAACTCTCATCTATAATTTTTGTTCTATCAGCATAACTCATATTGATTATATGTCTATTAGGAAATGCTATAGAGATGGCATTCTCTACACTCATGCCTTGAAATTGATTTATGTCAAGTTTGCGATTGAAATAATTACTTTTTGTTGACAGATGAACTTCAAGATCAACACTAAAATCACCAGTATCATAATCAGTACTCATAGGAACACCTAAATACCCTGACATAATAAAATCATAATCTCTAGAGTCAGCAAATTTTTTATAAAATATCTTTACAATATCTCCTTCATTTACATTACGAGTAAAATCAAGAGATAAGTTCCAAAGAGTTAGCTTGCTTCTCTTTGCACACACATAATTATTGCTTGAGTAAATATCAGATATTGATATGTCAATGTGTATACCGTCTTCAGTTTTAATTATGATTTTAGGTTTTTCTTCTGATGTGCTAGTTTGACTTAGGTTATAAAATTCGATTTTAAAGTCGTATTTGATAAGCCTGAGATCCATTTCCTTATCCTTTATATACATTAAATGTTTTAAGAACTTCTAATGTGAGACTAATTTCAACCTCATCAAGGTATACTGTGTCTTTAAGGGTAAGAGATGTAATTGCAACTATGCTTCTAAACCCTAGAGTTGGGCTGTAGAGGCTAAATGGTACACTCTCTTGCACTCTGTTAACCAGTTGTTGTTTTGCTAAATTACTAGTATGAGGAAAAATTAACTTTCCAAAAGCCGTACTGGTTGAAAAATTAAGCAGTTCCTTATAAGCACTAGTTAATACAGCATTATTTAGTGTGATAACTTCGCCAGTAAAAGTTGGATTGTAGCTTACATATTCAGCTTTACGTGTATAATAGTCAATTACAGGACGTTTTGAACATGTTGTGGTGTAAGTTGTGCTAATTAGTTCACTTTTAGGTAAAATGAAGAACCCTTGAGGGACATATCCAAGTCCTTTAAAGTCCATCCTTGGACATAAACTTAAGAAATTATATGCCATAAACACAGTAGAGATTTCATTAAATGTTTCTTTAAGAATATTTGTTATTTGTGATGGTGTAAGATTTAAAGGGTCTAGGGTTGCCTTTAGGGGTGCTGTGTCTTTGTATTTATAAGTAAAATCAGTTGTAAATTGTGATATCATATATTTAAGGTGTCCTTATACTTGAATCTTCTTCTGTTTTAAGTTTATCAAGACTCTTACCACCATCTCCGCCTAAAAATTTAGGAAGTATTGCTTTAAGTCTTGCAATTAATGCGTCTAGAGAAAAAAATACTTTTAATGCCCTTTATTAAAGGGTCGGTAACATGTGTTTGAAAATTAAACGTTAAAGCCCAATCGAGTATTTTGTTTAAAGAAGTAACTAACGGTTCTAATACCTTGGCAGTAAGTTTTGAACCTGTGTCATTAAGCTTTTCTAAGCTACTTTTAGCCTCTTCGCTCGAGCTTGAGTAAGTAGGAAATTTAAGTGAGTTCCAATCGTTAATTACTTCCTTTAGTTTATGACTTCTGTAATCAAGGGCCTGGCCTGGTGCTAGTATGTCATATTCCATTGCGGCTCGTTCATTATATTTACCAGTAAACTCTTTAAATGAGCTCATAATGTCATAAAGAGGACCGCTTTTACCTTGCAAGAATTCTACTACTGCTTTGGTAGCCGAGTTAGTATCATCAACAACCCCAGTAGATTTAAGCTTTGCAGCAAATTCTACTGCCTTTTTAAGATTACTTTCATTGTTTTGACCTAAAAATACAAGTTCTTTTCTAATTATCCCAGCCAAGTTTAGGAAATCTTCTCTCTCTAAATCCCTTTCAAATCCGGAAATTCCTTTAAGCATACCACTTAGTGATTTCTTCTCACCTTCTGTAAATACTTTTGAAGTAATTGAATGTGTTTTACTTAATTTTGCATTGTCTTCTAAAGATTTCTTAGCATAACTAAATATTCCCGAAGCACCACTACTAACAGCATTTCCAAGAGCAGTCCCAGCAGCGATTTTTAAAATACTAGCGCCTTTAAGAATACTACTTTGAACGGTTTTGTTAAGTGCTATTTCTTTGTGCCCTCCACGTTTCAAATCTTCATATTCTAGTCGTCTTAGCTCTTTAGTTGACATTAAGGAATGCTTGAATGCTTTTCGCCTAGCGTTTTCAAATGTGTATCCAAGCTTAATGAGTTTTTTAGTCTCACTGAGTCTAAACTTTTCTACACCCTCCCTTAAACGTTCATATTTGTTTTGTTTAGATAGTTCACGTTTCTTCTCATATAAATTGTGTTTTAATATATCCTTAGTACTCTTTAGATGTGATCGCTTAGGTTTAATTAAACGTTCTAGTTTAGAAATGTCGCTCTCTAAAGATTTGCGAGTTGATGCGTGATCAAGTACACCTTTAAATTTAATTGTAAATTTTGTTGTGTTCATAATACACCTTTACTAAGGAACATTTCAAATATTTGCTTTTCAAGTTTAAGTTCAGATATTTTGTTAACTTCCATTAAATCTTTATAATTTAGTGTTTTGACGTCATTTAAAGTGCAAACACCCATGATAATTGGAAAGAAATATTTGTTTTGTTTTATCTCTTCAAGTAGCTTAAAATATTCAAGCTTAGTTTCATGTAATACTTGTATATACTCATTACT
The sequence above is a segment of the Borrelia puertoricensis genome. Coding sequences within it:
- a CDS encoding chromosome replication/partitioning protein, with amino-acid sequence MSKIQKKEIVLNSRKTSINQFERGDDKDDEIEYEGYKNQIRRITVSDIGNKIELMEILYKIRMKKLYQLDGYKKFEDFLEKFVIARSQAFLYLRLYKRVLSGDLKIEEIKQFGFREAYKRIKKFDMDKNISRENPIKPLRFQLKKQESYDFYKKNAKLTAFILDEIFSSKKDLLEEFMKKFKSLKG
- the bdr gene encoding Bdr family repetitive protein gives rise to the protein MSNLSYKIYRTEDLRKGFLDKGFTEEAVDFILLHNDNSNFEVLREKVNLLK
- a CDS encoding ERF family protein, with product MTKNKVKNTKTKMRRSVKKLGKQKIKVTDIRVNNQALVTDENQARVNFLKSLYSLRMNLSGVAKNLNGYGYKYQNFNEIIREIKNVIKSNNLDIDFLQCPTFKVVGNNTINVITTTFYSPSSGYSESFDTPIYTEEFSSLGAKNQNTLSQLVGSCITYHKRYALVGYLSIESEVDTDASSLEHIQGANEELASSVNVPLVNSLKRDKTVNTKRVTKGETKQPPVSHKSVTSLDKLPKRIPVKYHYYQNLLQASKRMHSVLDHTPFDSLETIDKFLLQLNNADDSSILEFFETKPELKTIDYWRDLINSYLKRTKSDPEVIEGFSKFLACRESKYGQSPLKLFGYIASDDNFGYLCNN
- a CDS encoding BBA14 family lipoprotein, with translation MSKFIKLTLSTLILSCTSIASLTEEPTPPKTHTIKELSVYEAKLSDYVMYLQVFLTRTKKKVNDPKYPKFTYFDASTLKYESTIDNLMFNINLFQEYISITKPIVQMVYRKYSKLQN
- a CDS encoding BlyB family putative holin accessory protein; amino-acid sequence: MKLSTAKLSVDILNNFTEIIKNNHHGKNTATYINIFTKVVNYFYALYEASIYQMEGREAIKLLSEIEEILRINIEIIENSIDSDELSKYTSQLRAKRNKIMSTYIKMLKEA
- a CDS encoding BlyA family holin encodes the protein MNELDNNLLNFLLQLININEVKLVIIAAFILSLGLIFKPAIKDILTILASKIKTRVKDTDKGEDL
- a CDS encoding DUF685 domain-containing protein, which encodes MSTQAQESVVKHDDTIEIKNLNKVTKLEPTNLLVLDDGFSSCHAITLDNFHKDLHTKIFIDDGDRKNDFKQVIKTLIANELLGDSNFINQVYSQVLTKFLNDDSSSISKTYSKVVEKLNNNESSVMDSIISKVTNKFESNLPEDNLSKSHYLIGLYYSSLKKIPVQEYLTGISNSFSVSSTTTIRATSYNSSDDYYRNTVYMSSLKYGRYVFKLGSTSTSNHEEIIIQTDSSYDDTPIYLIVKVDAISNSTAQSNKEVSIKYSYSSKRTLFRLASVHGGTGFNGNILEGWYMQKNVSGSPLLVKL
- a CDS encoding DUF735 family protein codes for the protein MVNIPTFLKDTQVEKIINTELVFINKIIKEIKELIANFEDTHASEHLNSRFIAFWLSDILQIIYSTNQTLDTLAKNIDSVLFALRHIGTHESFIKLFKAFLNVDIVPTTLEPGVINIKLKSHIKTNVIVFIVGSTPKATPYKKIIFRTKENGQIFKKAWTMTLLPKGYEHSIYAFIKKLIPIGRVLKIQNHEGKFVREFKG
- a CDS encoding DUF276 domain-containing protein (DUF276 is restricted to Borreliella and related spirochetes.), with the translated sequence MSILFDPDFGTLKQDIQQIINTKREYLKDMYGITINNDPTSIYNIIASSLAIKEYELIGEVNKLFSLLKPDAPYWREIQKHISIKSTTYDAIKSALLNLNGISNVNIKSTAGKASIYLILDDLMMSEDKSQITNSNLKALIWETLYLTCPVGTVFEGDILIDGINSQNQKIDYKVSIGKRKYAYLKSKYKVNLENHIYLNIDSKIREIYTRIKNNNYTDMGISFEYQDFFAPVNEIKGVHCIDISIAIKDNLEVKITDINTSEFKQNENIQIQANEILDLNFNADRLLIDISS
- a CDS encoding DUF777 family protein, which gives rise to MNLNYEIYRMNSQMKGSALTQEEIKLWIYRNIFISRLGIIKSFNPSTQEGVVLLSGETDLEIKTRNISNMHFNLSEGESVILLQSSINLFNEDDDNYFDKNYFYILKPINMQNATIKVNDFAIDIQHPIDIKANNTSLKAVLEEIVSCLYNLRVTGQSVVDPSFYSNLTKITTKINMLLK
- a CDS encoding DUF693 family protein encodes the protein MDLRLIKYDFKIEFYNLSQTSTSEEKPKIIIKTEDGIHIDISISDIYSSNNYVCAKRSKLTLWNLSLDFTRNVNEGDIVKIFYKKFADSRDYDFIMSGYLGVPMSTDYDTGDFSVDLEVHLSTKSNYFNRKLDINQFQGMSVENAISIAFPNRHIINMSYADRTKIIDESFCANTPLEFIEKITKKYVQSVRTDIIPKDQRQIIKESTLGLEHVECNYIFTNATPEAGHTNYLLLEDFGLHFIPQQEIAIGSTRNIRLIYWNAKIMYTHKLKVGDRVKFLDSLGSEVKSSIIETSAALSNTGECSLTLKLYDDSNYLNIKGEAK
- a CDS encoding DUF792 family protein — its product is MISQFTTDFTYKYKDTAPLKATLDPLNLTPSQITNILKETFNEISTVFMAYNFLSLCPRMDFKGLGYVPQGFFILPKSELISTTYTTTCSKRPVIDYYTRKAEYVSYNPTFTGEVITLNNAVLTSAYKELLNFSTSTAFGKLIFPHTSNLAKQQLVNRVQESVPFSLYSPTLGFRSIVAITSLTLKDTVYLDEVEISLTLEVLKTFNVYKG
- a CDS encoding DUF759 family protein yields the protein MNTTKFTIKFKGVLDHASTRKSLESDISKLERLIKPKRSHLKSTKDILKHNLYEKKRELSKQNKYERLREGVEKFRLSETKKLIKLGYTFENARRKAFKHSLMSTKELRRLEYEDLKRGGHKEIALNKTVQSSILKGASILKIAAGTALGNAVSSGASGIFSYAKKSLEDNAKLSKTHSITSKVFTEGEKKSLSGMLKGISGFERDLEREDFLNLAGIIRKELVFLGQNNESNLKKAVEFAAKLKSTGVVDDTNSATKAVVEFLQGKSGPLYDIMSSFKEFTGKYNERAAMEYDILAPGQALDYRSHKLKEVINDWNSLKFPTYSSSSEEAKSSLEKLNDTGSKLTAKVLEPLVTSLNKILDWALTFNFQTHVTDPLIKGIKSIFFSRRINCKT
- a CDS encoding DUF1322 family protein, which translates into the protein MKSSSNEYIQVLHETKLEYFKLLEEIKQNKYFFPIIMGVCTLNDVKTLNYKDLMEVNKISELKLEKQIFEMFLSKGVL